Genomic segment of Cronobacter dublinensis subsp. dublinensis LMG 23823:
ATTGGCGCGCTGTGCTGGAATATCGCGAGCCAGCGTCTGCCGACGGTGATCCTCGGGCCGCTGATTGTTTTCGAAACGCTGGCCGGGCTGCTCTATACTTTTTTGCTGCGCCAGAGTATGCCGCCGCTCCTGACCCTGACCGGCATCGCGCTGCTGGCGCTGGGCGTGGTGATGGCGGTGCGGGTAAAGATCGTGCCGGTAGCGGCGCGCGCCGCGCAGGAGACGCCATAAAAAAAGGCCCGTCAGTGACGGGCCTTAAGGCTCAGAAGGTTTCCCAGTTGTCGCTGCCGCCAGCCGGGGCGGCTTTCAGGCTCACCGCAGGCTCCGGCGCGTTGAAGGATGACGCCTTCGGCGCGGCGCTCGCCATGCGGGACTGGGCGCGGTTGAGTTTAAACACCGCGACCGCCTCGTTCAGTTTGCCCGCCTGATCTTCCAGGGCGGCGGCGGCGGCGGCGGATTCTTCCACCAGCGCGGCGTTCTGCTGCGTCACTTTATCCATCTCGGAGACCGCAAGGCCAACCTGGTCGATGCCGCGGCTCTGCTCATCGGACGCGGAGGCGATTTCGCCCATGATATCGGTCACGCGCGTTACCGCACCGACCACTTCTTTCATGGTTTCACCCGCTTCACGCACCAGCTGCGAACCCGCGTCAACGCGGTTGCCGGAGTTCTCGATAAGCGCTTTGATCTCTTTCGCCGCCTGGGCGCTGCGGCTTGCCAGCGTGCGAACTTCACCCGCCACGACCGCAAAACCACGGCCCTGCTCACCGGCGCGCGCCGCTTCCACCGCCGCGTTGAGCGCGAGGATGTTGGTCTGGAACGCGATACCGTCAATGACGTTGGTTATCTGGGCAATCTGATTAGAGCTGGCGGCGATTTCATCCATAGTGCGCACGACGCCATCCACCACTTCACCGCCTTTCAGCGCGGTTTCCGACGCGGTACGCGCCAGCTGGGTCGCCTGACGGGCGTTATCGGCGTTCTGTTTCACCGTCGCGGTGAGCTCTTCCATGCTGGCGGCGGTTTCTTCCAGCGACGCGGCCTGCTGCTCGGTACGCGAAGAGAGATCGTTGCTGCCCGCAGAGATTTCGCTCGCGCCGGTAAAGATGGTGTCGGTGCTGTCGCGCACGGTGCTGACCGTGCGAGCCAGCGACTGCTGCATGTCGTGTACGTTGCGCGCCAGCAGCGCCATTTCGTTATTGCCGTCGGCGTCGATAGGCTGCGTCAGATCGCCTGCGGCAATCGCGCGGATATGACCCATGACGTCATGCAGCGGCAGCAGGAGCACGCGGCGCATCGCCACCCAGCTGACCACAATCACAGCCAGCACCAGCACCATAACGGCGGAGAGGATCCACATAATGCGCTGGTAGTCGCTTTCGTTATCCTTCACGCCCTGGCTGGTCAGCTTCGCCTGCTCGGCGCGCCACTCGCGGTAGACCACCTGCATCGCGTTTTGCTTCTTCTCGGCGTTCTGCTTGAACATCTCTTCAAGCTTGCCTTCCGCCAGCAGCTTGTTCATCTGCGCGAGCGTCGAAGAATAGATGCGATACTGCTCTTCCAGACGGTCAACGAGCGGTTCGCTCATGCCCGGCGTTTCTGGTAGCGCAAAATATTTATCGTAATGACTTTTCGCGTCCGCCAGCTGCGTATTGGCCGTATTGACCAGTTCGGTCAGCTGACCGCCGTTGATCTGGTTCGCCATGCTGCTTTGCAGGCGCAGCATGCCGCGGTTCAGCGTGACGCGCGTCTGGTTGAGGCTAATCCACGCGTCGGTAAATTCCGCCACGTTCTGGCTGGAGAGTTGCGACACGTTAAAATTGTCTTTGTCGTTATTGAGCGCGCTAATAAAGATGCCCGCTGCGATAAGCTGCATCGCACCCAAAACGATCAGAACAGTAATTAAAAGGGTTATGACTTTTATACGTTTAAACATGAATGGCCTTAGTGCAGGTGTAATCTGATGTGTATCTATCGGCAGGACATTCAGGTTATTTAACGCGCCAGCCCCGGCGCAGCGCGGTTTCCAGTTATTTCCTGATAGCGATCAGTAGTTTAGTCATGAAAATATTTTTGTGACGCACCTCTCATTTTAATCCCCCTCCCCGAAAGGGTTATAGCCTGTTTTTAAAGATGCATTTAATATGCATCTTATATAAATGATGAGTGAGGTACTACTATGGCCTTCCGTGACCAACCCCTTGGCGAACTGGCGTTAACCATCCCCCGCGCCTCCGCGCTGTTCCGTAAATACAACCTCGATTTCTGCTGCGGCGGCAAACAAACCCTGCTGCGCGCGGCAACGCGTCAGGATCTCAATCTGGAGATGATTGAAAACGAGCTCGCGACCCTTGCCGAAGCGCCGCTGGAGAAGGACTGGAAAGCCGCGCCGCTTGAGGAAATCATCGATCACATCATCGCGCGCTATCACGACCGCCACCGTGAGCAGCTGCCGGAGCTGATTTTGCAGGCCACCAAAGTAGAGCGCGTCCACGCCGATAAACCGGGCGTGCCAAAAGGGCTCGCCAAATACCTGACGATGCTCCACGAAGAGCTGACCAGCCATATGATGAAAGAAGAGCGCGTGCTGTTCCCGATGATTAAACAGGGAATGGGCAGCCAGGCGATGGGGCCGATTAGCGTGATGGAGAGCGAGCACGACGAGGCGGGCGAACTGCTGGAAGTAATTAAACACGCCACCAATAACGTGACGCCGCCGCCGGAGGCCTGCACCACGTGGCGCGCGATGTACAACGGCATTAACGAGCTTATCGACGATCTAATGAATCACATCAGTCTGGAAAATAATAATTTATTCCCGCGTGCCCTCGCTGGCGAAAAATAAAGGCGCCCTTTCGAGCGCCTCTTTAACCTGACCTTTTGGGCCCGATACGTGGGCCCTTTTTTATGGTTTAACGGCGAAAGTTCGCGAGGCGTTTCTTGCCGATAAACAACCAGCACACGCCGAGCACGACAAACCACAGCGGAGTGACCATCAGCGCCTGGCGCGTGTCATCTTCCAGCGTCAACAGCGCGATAACAAACACGAAGAACGCCATGCAGACCCA
This window contains:
- a CDS encoding methyl-accepting chemotaxis protein; the protein is MFKRIKVITLLITVLIVLGAMQLIAAGIFISALNNDKDNFNVSQLSSQNVAEFTDAWISLNQTRVTLNRGMLRLQSSMANQINGGQLTELVNTANTQLADAKSHYDKYFALPETPGMSEPLVDRLEEQYRIYSSTLAQMNKLLAEGKLEEMFKQNAEKKQNAMQVVYREWRAEQAKLTSQGVKDNESDYQRIMWILSAVMVLVLAVIVVSWVAMRRVLLLPLHDVMGHIRAIAAGDLTQPIDADGNNEMALLARNVHDMQQSLARTVSTVRDSTDTIFTGASEISAGSNDLSSRTEQQAASLEETAASMEELTATVKQNADNARQATQLARTASETALKGGEVVDGVVRTMDEIAASSNQIAQITNVIDGIAFQTNILALNAAVEAARAGEQGRGFAVVAGEVRTLASRSAQAAKEIKALIENSGNRVDAGSQLVREAGETMKEVVGAVTRVTDIMGEIASASDEQSRGIDQVGLAVSEMDKVTQQNAALVEESAAAAAALEDQAGKLNEAVAVFKLNRAQSRMASAAPKASSFNAPEPAVSLKAAPAGGSDNWETF
- the ytfE gene encoding iron-sulfur cluster repair protein YtfE gives rise to the protein MAFRDQPLGELALTIPRASALFRKYNLDFCCGGKQTLLRAATRQDLNLEMIENELATLAEAPLEKDWKAAPLEEIIDHIIARYHDRHREQLPELILQATKVERVHADKPGVPKGLAKYLTMLHEELTSHMMKEERVLFPMIKQGMGSQAMGPISVMESEHDEAGELLEVIKHATNNVTPPPEACTTWRAMYNGINELIDDLMNHISLENNNLFPRALAGEK